The DNA region CCCTGGCCGCTGCGTGGCCCGTGACAAAGGGGCTGGCGCAGGAGCAACCTGTCACCGTGGTCTACCCGGACAATCTCGTCTTTCCCGGACCACATCGGAATGTCCCGCTGTTGTTGCGCCTTGCTGCCGCCGTGCAACAGACCGGACGCGAGACCGTAGCGCTTATGCCCACGGGCGCAGAGCCTCGCGACGATATCTCGGACTCGGGCCGGGTGAACCTCGCGCCCTGGGTGGATGATGATCCTGAGCATTCCATGGATGAGGCCCTGTCGGGCCTGCACAGCATCACAGGCTTTCTGCCCAAAGGTCCCGGCATGTTCACACCGCGGTTCCCGGACGAGCTGCGCACCTGCGGCATCTACGCCGCCACAGCGCGGTGGTTCGAGGCTATTGAAAGCGCCCTGTCCGATGGATTGCCTGCGGCAGGAACCGAGCTGACCGACGGCGTGGTGCGCAGGCGGATGCTGGATGCCGGCGCGGTGTTCGCCGGGCTGGAGACAGGGGCCGATGTGCTCGACATCGGCAACCCGGCTGGCTACCGCCGTGCAGTCTCCCTGCTGGGGCGGGGGGAGTGCCGGCCCGAACGGCTCACAGCGGCCGGCGCTTAATTGGCGCGTATTATTTGGTAAGGACGCCGCAGCGGACCGGAGCGATCACTTGCCCATGGCCTTGGGGGACCAGTCCCGGCCGTGCTGTTGCAGATGCGCAAGGACATCCGTCGCCGGCAGAGGCTTAGCGTAGTAGTAGCCCTGGGCGAAGTGGCAGCCCATCTTGGAGAGTATCCGAGCCTGCTTGATGTTCTCTATGCCCTCGGCGACCACGCTCAGACCGAGGCTCTTGCCCATGGCCAGAATCGCATCCACCATGCTCTTGGCGCGCATATCCACCGATCCGTTGGAGGACAGCCGGCTGACAAAGGCGCGGTCGATCTTGATGACGTCCATGGGGAAGCGGTGCAGGTGCGCCAGTGACGAGTAGCCCGTACCGAAGTCGTCCAGACAGAGATCGATGCCCAGGGCCTTGATGCCGGAGAGGATGACGCCCACGGTGGTCATGTCCTCCATGAGCACGCTCTCCGTGACCTCCAGCTTGAGGTTGGTGGGCTTGAGGCCGGATGTGGACAGGGCGCCGCTCACCTCGCCCGGAAACAGGGTGCGCATGGCCTGCTTGCCGGAGATGTTCACGCTGACGAAAATGTCCCGCTCTTCCGGTGCGTCCTGGCAGCAGCCCAGATCGATCCACCCGGCAAGGTCGCGCAGGGACTGGTGCAGGATGAACCGGCCA from Oceanidesulfovibrio marinus includes:
- a CDS encoding NTP transferase domain-containing protein, coding for MLTADSCRPQVAVLPAAGLGTRMRGVDPLLPPNLPKELYPVAGLPAIHHALMLAIDAGIPHAVVVVREDKHALRRVLADPWTAMAAYPQSAEVSAAIARQLTVHVCFQDSPRGECDALAAAWPVTKGLAQEQPVTVVYPDNLVFPGPHRNVPLLLRLAAAVQQTGRETVALMPTGAEPRDDISDSGRVNLAPWVDDDPEHSMDEALSGLHSITGFLPKGPGMFTPRFPDELRTCGIYAATARWFEAIESALSDGLPAAGTELTDGVVRRRMLDAGAVFAGLETGADVLDIGNPAGYRRAVSLLGRGECRPERLTAAGA